Proteins from a genomic interval of Streptomyces sp. NBC_01445:
- a CDS encoding family 2B encapsulin nanocompartment shell protein produces MSVGEEVRTEQAGPQQSLGTSAARNLATTTKSAPQMQEISSRWLLRMLPWVNVQGGTYRVNRRLSYSVGDGRVTFVKTGDQVRVIPAELGELPVLRDYGDQEVLEELAVRCRQREYVPGELLASFGSSADEVFLLAHGKVEKVGTGPYGDDAVLGVLADGAYFGEQALLDPDAIWEYTARAVTACTVLTLPRQDLEQVAERSESLADHLGALRTIPAQRANKFGEKQIDLSAGHVGEAVLPGTYVDYDAAPREYELSVAQTVLRIHSRVADLYNQPMNQTEHQLRLTVEALKERQEHELINNREFGLLNNCEYEQRLQPHDGVPSPDDMDELLSRRRGSKLFLAHPRAIAAFGRECNRRGLVPESIDVGGNRIPTWRGVPIFPSNKIPVSDARTTSIICMRTGEEEQGVIGLQQAGIPDEIEPSLSVRFMGISEQAIISYLVTTYYSAAVLVPDALGVLENVEIGRWR; encoded by the coding sequence ATGTCGGTAGGCGAAGAAGTCCGCACGGAGCAGGCCGGGCCCCAGCAGAGTCTCGGCACATCCGCCGCGCGGAATCTGGCCACCACCACCAAGTCCGCTCCACAGATGCAGGAGATCAGCTCCCGGTGGCTGCTGCGGATGCTGCCCTGGGTGAATGTGCAGGGCGGCACGTACCGGGTGAACCGGCGGCTCAGCTACTCGGTCGGCGACGGACGCGTGACGTTCGTGAAGACCGGAGACCAGGTGCGGGTCATCCCCGCGGAGCTCGGCGAACTGCCGGTGCTGAGGGACTACGGCGACCAGGAAGTGCTCGAGGAGCTCGCGGTGCGGTGCCGCCAGCGGGAGTACGTGCCGGGCGAGCTGCTCGCCTCGTTCGGCAGCTCCGCCGACGAGGTGTTCCTGCTCGCGCACGGCAAGGTCGAGAAGGTCGGCACGGGTCCCTACGGGGACGACGCGGTCCTGGGGGTGCTGGCCGACGGTGCGTACTTCGGCGAGCAGGCGCTGCTCGACCCGGACGCCATCTGGGAGTACACGGCGCGCGCCGTGACCGCGTGCACCGTGCTCACGCTGCCGCGCCAGGACCTGGAGCAGGTCGCGGAGCGCTCCGAGAGCCTCGCCGACCACCTGGGAGCGCTGCGGACCATCCCGGCGCAGCGCGCGAACAAGTTCGGCGAGAAGCAGATCGACCTCTCCGCCGGCCACGTCGGCGAGGCGGTGCTCCCGGGCACGTACGTCGACTACGACGCGGCGCCGCGCGAGTACGAGCTGAGCGTCGCCCAGACCGTCCTGCGCATCCACTCGCGCGTGGCGGACCTCTACAACCAGCCGATGAACCAGACGGAGCATCAGCTCCGGCTCACCGTCGAGGCGTTGAAGGAGCGCCAGGAGCACGAACTCATCAACAACCGGGAGTTCGGTCTGCTCAACAACTGCGAGTACGAGCAGCGGCTCCAGCCGCACGACGGCGTGCCCAGCCCGGACGACATGGACGAGCTGCTCAGCCGCCGCCGGGGATCGAAGCTGTTCCTCGCCCACCCGCGCGCCATCGCCGCGTTCGGGCGCGAGTGCAACAGGCGGGGGCTCGTCCCGGAGTCCATCGACGTGGGCGGCAACCGCATTCCGACCTGGCGTGGGGTGCCGATCTTCCCGAGCAACAAGATCCCCGTGTCCGACGCGCGCACGACGTCGATCATCTGCATGCGTACCGGCGAGGAGGAGCAGGGAGTCATCGGCCTCCAGCAGGCGGGCATCCCGGACGAGATCGAGCCGAGCCTGTCGGTGCGGTTCATGGGCATCAGCGAGCAGGCGATCATCTCGTACCTGGTGACGACGTACTACTCGGCGGCGGTGCTCGTGCCGGACGCGCTCGGCGTCCTGGAGAACGTCGAGATCGGCAGGTGGCGTTGA
- a CDS encoding N-acetylmuramoyl-L-alanine amidase, whose protein sequence is MSASSFLDALKREGLTVVEVGDWRHHNRNHKGPWGPVNGVMIHHTVTKGSKQTVDLCQKGHADLPGPLCHGVITKDGRVHLVGYGRANHAGLGDDDVLRAVIAEKALPHDNEANTDGNRHFYGFECENLGDGEDPWPAAQLEAIERAAAAVCRHHGWTERSVIGHLEWQPGKVDPRGFTMASMRGRIRDRLK, encoded by the coding sequence ATGTCCGCGAGCAGTTTCCTGGACGCCCTCAAGCGTGAAGGCCTGACGGTCGTCGAGGTCGGCGACTGGAGACACCACAACCGCAACCACAAGGGACCCTGGGGCCCGGTGAACGGCGTGATGATCCACCACACCGTGACGAAGGGCAGCAAGCAGACCGTCGACCTCTGCCAAAAGGGGCACGCGGACCTGCCGGGGCCGCTGTGCCACGGCGTCATCACGAAGGACGGCCGCGTCCACCTCGTCGGCTACGGACGGGCCAACCACGCAGGTCTCGGCGACGACGACGTGCTGCGGGCGGTCATCGCCGAGAAGGCCCTGCCCCACGACAACGAGGCGAACACGGACGGCAACCGCCACTTCTACGGTTTCGAGTGCGAGAACCTCGGCGACGGCGAGGACCCGTGGCCCGCCGCGCAGCTGGAGGCCATCGAGAGGGCGGCGGCCGCGGTGTGCCGCCATCACGGCTGGACGGAGAGGTCGGTGATCGGCCACCTGGAGTGGCAGCCGGGCAAGGTCGACCCGCGCGGTTTCACGATGGCCTCGATGCGGGGGCGCATCCGCGACCGGCTCAAGTAG
- a CDS encoding 1-aminocyclopropane-1-carboxylate deaminase/D-cysteine desulfhydrase yields the protein MTSHSRPRPPLHPRLPSPVEPVADDRFHRHGVRLLLKRDDLIHPDLPGNKWRKLAPNLEAAAAAGHGTLLTFGGAYSNHLRATAAAGRLLGLRTIGVVRGQELAGQPLNASLARCADDGMRLHFVDRTTYREKRDPATLARILREVAPPDGDGKAPYVVPEGGSNTEAVRGCAELGQELRGAADAVGVACGTGGTLAGLAAGLGEGQRALGIPVLKGGFLGDEIRTLQEAAFGGPRGAWSLDERFHCGGYGRTTPALLAFAEDFEQRHGVPIERLYVAKLLHGLLALTEEGAFAPGTRLMAVVTGTPSP from the coding sequence GTGACCTCGCACTCCCGCCCGCGCCCGCCTCTGCACCCCCGGCTGCCCTCGCCGGTGGAGCCGGTCGCCGACGACCGGTTCCACCGTCACGGGGTGCGGCTCCTGCTCAAACGCGACGACCTCATCCACCCCGACCTGCCCGGCAACAAGTGGCGCAAGCTGGCCCCGAACCTCGAAGCGGCGGCCGCAGCGGGCCACGGCACGCTGCTCACGTTCGGCGGCGCGTACTCCAACCACCTGCGCGCCACGGCCGCCGCGGGCCGTCTCCTGGGCCTGCGGACCATCGGCGTCGTCCGGGGTCAGGAGCTCGCCGGACAGCCCCTGAACGCCTCTCTCGCGCGCTGCGCGGACGACGGCATGCGTCTGCACTTCGTCGACCGGACGACGTACCGGGAGAAGCGGGATCCGGCCACGCTCGCGCGCATCTTGCGCGAGGTGGCACCGCCCGACGGTGACGGGAAGGCGCCCTACGTCGTCCCCGAGGGCGGCAGCAACACCGAGGCCGTGCGCGGCTGCGCGGAGCTCGGGCAGGAGTTGCGCGGGGCCGCCGACGCGGTGGGCGTCGCCTGCGGCACCGGCGGCACGCTCGCCGGACTGGCCGCCGGGCTCGGCGAGGGGCAGCGCGCACTCGGCATACCCGTCCTGAAGGGCGGCTTCCTCGGTGACGAGATACGCACCCTCCAGGAGGCGGCGTTCGGCGGCCCGCGGGGCGCCTGGTCCCTGGACGAGCGCTTCCACTGCGGCGGCTACGGCCGCACCACCCCCGCCCTCCTCGCCTTCGCCGAGGACTTCGAGCAGCGCCACGGCGTGCCCATAGAGCGCCTCTATGTGGCCAAGCTGCTGCATGGGCTGCTCGCCCTCACCGAGGAGGGCGCGTTCGCGCCGGGCACGCGGCTCATGGCCGTCGTGACGGGAACGCCCTCCCCGTAG
- a CDS encoding Na+/H+ antiporter: MDVLPLVALIAASAAVAGAARRTPVPAPLLLVAVGLVASYLPGVPHYTLDPHIVLPLILPPLLHTAALESSYLDLRANVRPVALLSVGYVLFATVAVGWLAYELIPDLPLTAALVLGAVIAPPDAVAATAIARKVGLPARITTILQGESLVNDATAITAYKVALAAAVGEGASWAGGIREFLVASVGGVGVGLVLMVPLHWLRTHLKEAILQNTLSLLIPFVAYAAAEQVGASGVLAVVTVALYLGHHAWQVDFETRLQEAAVWKVVAFILESAVFALIGLQLPFVLKDLGEYSVGEALGYAVAVFVLVVVMRFVWSYPATYLPWWLSARIRERERDTDWRRPLVVSWAGMRGVVSLAIAFSIPLFVDDGSRFPARNLVLFLTFTTVIGTLVVQGLSLPWLIKILKLPGRDTQAETLAEAQAQNAASQAAEERVNELMEDERNCLPEPLEDRLRTVLERRRNSVWERLGHANPVTGESADDTYRRLTREAIAAEREVFVRMRDERRIDDEMMRTLLRKLDLEEAAAYREVDD; this comes from the coding sequence ATGGATGTATTGCCCCTGGTGGCACTGATCGCGGCGAGCGCGGCGGTCGCGGGGGCCGCGCGCAGGACCCCGGTACCCGCGCCGCTGCTGCTCGTCGCGGTCGGACTCGTGGCGTCGTACCTGCCCGGGGTGCCGCACTACACCCTCGACCCGCACATCGTGCTGCCGCTGATCCTGCCGCCACTGCTGCACACCGCGGCCCTGGAGAGCTCGTACCTCGACCTGCGGGCCAACGTCAGGCCGGTCGCGCTGCTCTCCGTCGGGTACGTGCTGTTCGCGACCGTCGCCGTCGGCTGGCTCGCGTACGAGCTGATCCCCGATCTGCCGCTGACGGCCGCGCTCGTACTCGGCGCGGTGATCGCCCCGCCGGACGCGGTCGCCGCGACGGCCATCGCGCGCAAGGTGGGGCTGCCCGCGCGGATCACGACGATCCTCCAGGGCGAGTCCCTGGTGAACGACGCGACCGCGATCACCGCCTACAAGGTCGCGCTGGCCGCCGCGGTCGGGGAGGGCGCGAGCTGGGCGGGCGGGATCAGGGAGTTCCTGGTGGCATCGGTCGGCGGCGTCGGCGTCGGGCTCGTCCTGATGGTGCCGCTGCACTGGCTGCGGACGCACCTGAAGGAGGCGATCCTCCAGAACACGCTCTCCCTCCTCATCCCGTTCGTCGCCTACGCGGCCGCCGAGCAGGTCGGCGCCTCCGGAGTGCTCGCCGTGGTCACGGTCGCCCTCTACCTGGGGCACCACGCCTGGCAGGTCGACTTCGAGACGCGCCTCCAGGAGGCCGCCGTGTGGAAGGTGGTCGCCTTCATCCTGGAGTCGGCGGTCTTCGCGCTCATCGGACTCCAGCTGCCCTTCGTCCTCAAGGACCTCGGCGAGTACAGCGTCGGGGAGGCCCTCGGGTACGCCGTCGCGGTCTTCGTCCTCGTCGTGGTGATGCGGTTCGTGTGGTCGTATCCGGCCACCTATCTGCCCTGGTGGCTGTCGGCGCGGATCAGGGAGCGGGAACGGGACACCGACTGGCGGCGGCCGCTCGTGGTGAGCTGGGCCGGGATGCGCGGCGTCGTGTCGCTCGCGATCGCCTTCTCGATCCCCCTGTTCGTCGACGACGGGAGCCGTTTCCCCGCTCGCAACCTGGTCCTGTTCCTCACGTTCACGACCGTCATCGGCACCCTCGTCGTGCAGGGGCTCTCGCTGCCCTGGCTGATCAAGATCCTCAAGCTGCCGGGTCGCGATACGCAGGCCGAGACGCTCGCCGAGGCGCAGGCGCAGAACGCCGCCTCACAGGCCGCCGAGGAGCGTGTGAACGAGCTGATGGAGGACGAGCGCAACTGTCTGCCCGAGCCGCTCGAGGACCGGCTGCGGACCGTCCTGGAGCGCCGCCGCAACTCCGTGTGGGAACGCCTCGGCCACGCCAACCCGGTGACGGGGGAGTCCGCCGACGACACGTATCGCCGGCTCACGCGGGAGGCCATCGCGGCCGAGCGCGAGGTCTTCGTACGGATGCGGGACGAGCGGCGGATCGACGACGAGATGATGCGCACGCTGCTGCGCAAGCTCGACCTGGAGGAGGCGGCTGCCTACCGGGAGGTCGACGACTGA
- a CDS encoding UBP-type zinc finger domain-containing protein has translation MNECPHVDALPHPEPAALSDTCLECHAAGTHPVQLRLCLECGHVGCCDSSPLKHATQHFGESGHAVMRTFEPGESWRWCFVDSLLV, from the coding sequence ATGAACGAGTGCCCGCATGTCGACGCGCTGCCCCACCCCGAGCCCGCGGCCCTGAGTGACACCTGCCTGGAGTGCCACGCGGCCGGCACCCACCCGGTGCAGCTGCGGCTCTGCCTGGAATGCGGACATGTGGGCTGCTGCGACTCCTCGCCCCTGAAGCACGCGACGCAGCACTTCGGGGAGTCGGGACACGCGGTGATGCGGACGTTCGAGCCCGGCGAGAGCTGGCGCTGGTGCTTCGTGGACAGCCTGCTCGTCTGA
- a CDS encoding anti-sigma regulatory factor: MSQIAGEPGNQDFVEVRLPAAGAYLSVLRTATAGLAARLDFTLDEIEDLRIAVDEACAILLQQAVPGSVLSCVFRLVDDSLEVTVSAPTTDGRAPERDTFAWTVLSALAGKVDSTVADDNTVSISLYKQRGAGPGPA; the protein is encoded by the coding sequence GTGTCCCAGATCGCAGGCGAGCCCGGGAATCAGGACTTCGTAGAAGTCCGGCTGCCGGCTGCGGGTGCCTACCTGTCGGTGCTGCGGACGGCCACGGCCGGCCTCGCGGCGCGTTTGGACTTCACCCTCGACGAGATCGAGGACCTCCGCATCGCGGTAGACGAGGCGTGCGCGATCCTGCTCCAGCAGGCCGTGCCCGGCTCGGTGCTCAGCTGCGTCTTCCGCCTCGTCGACGACTCGCTGGAGGTGACGGTCTCGGCGCCCACCACCGACGGCCGAGCCCCGGAGCGCGACACCTTCGCCTGGACTGTGCTGTCGGCCCTCGCGGGCAAGGTGGACTCCACGGTCGCCGACGACAACACCGTCTCGATCAGTCTCTACAAACAGCGCGGCGCGGGTCCCGGGCCGGCGTGA
- a CDS encoding RNA polymerase sigma factor SigF: protein MTNGDGPVRDEKHGTQDLPADGGEGMRRLADGIPEQQARPHPEDPADLERPGPPAVADASEQAEPAGGEKISAGPDARRAGWMSEHERHGDQQRTHDPRDRSGARLMFIELRTLKDGSPEYADLRNQLVRMHLPLVEHLARRFRNRGEPLDDLTQVATIGLIKSVDRFDPERGVEFSTYATPTVVGEIKRHFRDKGWAVRVPRRLQELRLALTTATAELSQLHGRSPTVHELAEKLAISEEEVLEGLESANAYSTLSLDVPDTDDESPAVADTLGSEDEALEGVEYRESLKPLLEDLPPREKRILLLRFFGNMTQSQIAQEVGISQMHVSRLLARTLAQLREKLLVEE, encoded by the coding sequence GTGACGAACGGGGACGGGCCGGTGCGGGACGAGAAGCACGGCACACAGGACCTCCCGGCCGACGGCGGGGAGGGGATGCGGCGGCTTGCCGACGGCATCCCCGAACAGCAGGCCCGGCCGCACCCGGAGGACCCCGCGGACCTCGAACGGCCGGGTCCGCCGGCGGTGGCCGATGCGTCGGAGCAGGCAGAGCCGGCCGGCGGAGAGAAGATCTCCGCAGGACCGGACGCGCGACGGGCGGGATGGATGAGCGAGCACGAGCGACACGGTGACCAGCAGCGCACGCACGATCCACGGGACCGCAGCGGCGCACGGCTGATGTTCATCGAGCTGCGCACCCTGAAGGACGGCAGCCCGGAGTACGCGGACCTGCGCAATCAGCTGGTCCGCATGCATCTGCCGCTCGTCGAGCACTTGGCCCGCCGCTTCCGCAATCGCGGCGAGCCGCTCGACGACCTGACCCAGGTCGCCACGATCGGTCTGATCAAGTCGGTGGACCGCTTCGACCCGGAGCGCGGCGTGGAGTTCTCCACGTACGCGACGCCGACGGTCGTCGGTGAGATCAAGCGGCACTTCCGCGACAAGGGCTGGGCGGTGCGCGTCCCGCGGCGTCTTCAGGAGCTGCGTCTCGCGCTGACGACGGCGACGGCCGAGCTGTCCCAGCTGCACGGCCGCTCCCCCACGGTCCACGAGCTCGCCGAGAAGCTGGCGATCTCGGAGGAGGAGGTCCTGGAGGGCCTGGAGTCGGCCAACGCGTACTCCACGCTGTCCCTGGACGTCCCCGACACGGACGACGAGTCGCCCGCCGTGGCGGACACGCTGGGATCCGAGGACGAGGCGCTCGAGGGCGTCGAGTACCGCGAGTCCCTCAAGCCGCTGCTGGAGGACCTGCCGCCGCGCGAGAAGCGGATCCTGCTCCTTCGCTTCTTCGGGAACATGACGCAGTCGCAGATCGCGCAGGAGGTCGGCATCTCCCAGATGCACGTCTCCCGCCTGCTGGCCCGCACCCTGGCCCAGCTTCGGGAGAAGCTCCTCGTCGAGGAGTGA
- a CDS encoding diacylglycerol/lipid kinase family protein, protein MRALLVVNPAATTTSARTRDVLIHALASEMKLEAITTEYRGHARDLGRQAAESKDVELVVALGGDGTVNEVVNGLLHHGPNPDRLPRLAVVPGGSTNVFARALGLPNDAVEATGALLDALREGRERTVGLGLAGGTPGTEDEAAPSRWFTFCAGLGFDGGVIGRVEQQRERGKRSTHALYLRQVVRQFLGEHDRRHGAITLDRPGENPVTDLVLSIVCNTSPWSYLGNKPLYASPRASFDTGLDVLGLKKLSTPSVARYGTQLLTSTPDRGPRGKNAVTLHDLTDFTLQSKVPLPLQMDGDHLGLRTSVTFTGVRRALRVIV, encoded by the coding sequence ATGCGTGCACTTCTTGTGGTCAATCCGGCGGCAACCACCACCAGTGCGCGCACGCGTGACGTACTGATCCACGCGCTGGCGAGCGAGATGAAGCTCGAGGCGATCACCACGGAGTACCGCGGGCACGCCAGGGACCTCGGCCGGCAGGCCGCGGAGAGCAAGGACGTCGAGCTCGTCGTGGCCCTCGGCGGCGACGGCACGGTCAACGAGGTCGTGAACGGCCTGCTGCACCACGGCCCGAATCCGGACCGTCTTCCCCGCCTCGCCGTCGTCCCCGGCGGCTCCACCAATGTCTTCGCCCGCGCCCTCGGTCTGCCGAACGACGCGGTGGAGGCGACGGGCGCCCTGCTCGACGCTCTGCGCGAGGGCCGGGAGCGAACGGTGGGCCTGGGTCTCGCGGGCGGCACGCCGGGCACGGAGGACGAGGCCGCCCCGTCCCGGTGGTTCACGTTCTGTGCCGGTCTCGGGTTCGACGGAGGCGTCATCGGCCGGGTCGAACAGCAGCGCGAGCGCGGCAAGCGATCGACACACGCGCTCTATTTGCGTCAGGTCGTACGCCAGTTCCTCGGGGAACACGACCGCCGGCACGGCGCTATCACACTGGACCGGCCGGGTGAGAACCCCGTCACCGATCTGGTCCTGTCCATAGTCTGCAATACCTCCCCATGGTCATATCTGGGGAACAAGCCGCTCTACGCGTCCCCTCGGGCATCCTTCGACACCGGCCTTGACGTGCTCGGACTCAAGAAATTGTCCACCCCTTCGGTGGCCCGTTACGGCACCCAGCTGCTCACCTCGACACCCGACCGGGGACCCCGCGGGAAGAACGCCGTCACCCTGCACGACCTGACCGACTTCACCTTGCAATCGAAGGTCCCCCTGCCCCTCCAGATGGACGGTGACCACCTGGGGCTGCGAACGAGCGTGACGTTCACAGGCGTACGCCGTGCACTGCGTGTGATTGTGTGA
- a CDS encoding WhiB family transcriptional regulator, translating to MDWRHNAVCREEDPELFFPIGNTGPALLQIEEAKAVCRRCPVMEQCLQWALESGQDSGVWGGLSEDERRAMKRRAARNRARQASA from the coding sequence ATGGACTGGCGTCACAACGCCGTTTGCCGCGAGGAAGACCCCGAGCTCTTCTTCCCCATCGGCAACACCGGTCCTGCGCTGCTGCAGATCGAGGAAGCCAAGGCCGTCTGCCGCCGTTGCCCCGTCATGGAGCAGTGCCTGCAGTGGGCGCTCGAGTCCGGCCAGGACTCCGGCGTCTGGGGTGGCCTCAGCGAGGACGAGCGCCGCGCAATGAAGCGTCGCGCCGCCCGCAACCGTGCTCGCCAGGCCAGCGCCTGA
- a CDS encoding sensor histidine kinase, translated as MNDLVRQHTALGDTDLEWLHLLVSEWQLLSDLSFADLVLWVPTLDGTRYVSVAQMRPNTGPTSYQDDMVGHLVPRGRRPLLDAALDEGRIVREGDPEWREEVPVRVESIPVRREGRVLGVIARNTNLLTVRTPSRLELTYLQSASDLAQMIAAGSFPFPDQQVDMDASPRVGDGLIRLDADGVVQYASPNALSAYHRLGFSADLVGHHLGRTTAELAPSRGPVDEALAKVASGWAPREFEIEGEEGSIQLRAIPLKPKGTRIGSLVLLRDVTELRRRERELITKDATIREIHHRVKNNLQTVAALLRLQARRIDSDSGREALEEAVRRVGSIAIVHETLSQNLDERVEFDEIADRVLAMVAEISPGVVTGRRTGRFGILDAEVATPLSMVLTEVLQNALEHGFRQGDTGTVEVSAVRGGTTKDARLLITVTDDGVGLPEGFDPKRAGNLGLQIVRTLVEGELSGSFDMVPAPGRGTRVVLDIPVAADK; from the coding sequence ATGAACGACCTCGTACGCCAGCACACAGCCCTCGGCGACACCGACCTCGAGTGGCTGCACCTGCTGGTCTCCGAGTGGCAGCTGCTCTCCGACCTCTCCTTCGCCGATCTCGTGCTGTGGGTCCCCACGCTCGACGGCACCCGCTACGTCTCCGTGGCGCAGATGCGGCCCAACACCGGTCCCACCTCGTACCAGGACGACATGGTCGGCCATCTCGTCCCGCGCGGCCGCCGCCCGCTCCTGGACGCCGCCCTCGACGAGGGCCGCATCGTCCGCGAGGGCGACCCCGAGTGGCGCGAGGAGGTCCCGGTACGGGTCGAGTCCATCCCCGTACGCAGGGAAGGTCGCGTCCTGGGCGTGATCGCCCGCAACACGAACCTGCTCACGGTCCGCACCCCGTCGCGTCTCGAACTGACCTACCTCCAGTCGGCCTCCGACCTCGCCCAGATGATCGCGGCCGGGTCCTTCCCGTTCCCGGACCAGCAGGTCGACATGGACGCATCCCCCCGCGTCGGCGACGGCCTCATCCGCCTCGACGCGGACGGCGTCGTCCAGTACGCGTCGCCGAACGCGCTCTCCGCGTACCACCGGCTCGGGTTCTCCGCCGACCTGGTCGGGCACCACCTCGGCCGCACGACGGCCGAGCTCGCCCCGTCGCGCGGCCCCGTGGACGAGGCGCTCGCCAAGGTGGCCAGCGGCTGGGCGCCACGCGAGTTCGAGATCGAGGGGGAGGAGGGGTCGATCCAGCTCCGGGCGATCCCCCTCAAGCCCAAGGGCACCCGCATCGGTTCGCTCGTCCTGCTGCGCGACGTCACCGAACTGCGCCGCCGCGAGCGGGAGTTGATCACCAAGGACGCGACCATCCGGGAGATCCACCACCGGGTGAAGAACAACCTCCAGACCGTCGCGGCGCTGCTGCGTCTGCAGGCCCGCCGCATCGACTCCGACAGTGGCCGCGAGGCCCTCGAGGAGGCGGTGCGCCGCGTCGGCTCCATCGCCATCGTCCACGAGACGCTCTCCCAGAACCTGGACGAGCGCGTGGAGTTCGACGAGATCGCCGACCGGGTGCTCGCCATGGTCGCGGAGATCTCGCCGGGCGTGGTCACGGGCCGGCGCACCGGCCGCTTCGGCATCCTGGACGCCGAGGTCGCCACCCCGCTGTCGATGGTCCTCACCGAAGTTCTGCAGAACGCCCTGGAACACGGCTTCCGGCAGGGCGACACCGGCACCGTCGAGGTCTCCGCGGTGCGCGGCGGCACCACCAAGGACGCCCGCCTGCTGATCACCGTCACCGACGACGGCGTCGGCCTGCCCGAGGGCTTCGACCCGAAGCGCGCCGGCAACCTGGGCCTGCAGATCGTACGCACCCTGGTCGAGGGCGAGTTGAGCGGATCGTTCGACATGGTCCCGGCGCCCGGCCGCGGCACCCGGGTCGTCCTCGACATCCCGGTGGCCGCCGACAAGTAG
- a CDS encoding SIS domain-containing protein — protein MTATPSAPKSEQPGRIMAREMAEQPEVLRRLLDTGAPRIHEVARRVAAQSPRFVLLTARGTSDNAALYAKYLLEIRLGMPCGLASMSTTTAYGARPDLRDVLAVTVSQSGGSPDLVASTKAARAAGAITLAVTNNPDSPLAAVSEHHIDIMAGPEKALPATKTYTASLLALYLFVEGLRGGDGSPAEVLPGLAQQLLARQDEVRALASRYRFADRMVITSRGYGYPTAKEAALKLMETSYIPALSYSGADLLHGPLAMVDNISPVIAVVTDGKGGLMLQPVLDRLRGRGADLVVIGPEAQVDQASAGFVLPTQGVAEEVQPVLEIIPLQFLAYEVTIARGQDPDAPRALAKVTETH, from the coding sequence ATGACCGCCACCCCGTCGGCCCCGAAGAGCGAGCAGCCGGGCCGGATCATGGCCCGCGAGATGGCCGAGCAGCCCGAGGTGCTGCGCCGCCTCCTGGACACCGGCGCGCCCCGCATCCACGAGGTCGCCCGGCGCGTCGCGGCACAGTCGCCCCGCTTCGTCCTGCTCACCGCCCGCGGCACCTCCGACAACGCCGCCCTGTACGCGAAGTACCTCCTGGAGATCCGGCTCGGGATGCCCTGCGGCCTGGCCTCCATGTCCACCACGACGGCATACGGCGCCCGGCCCGACCTGCGCGACGTGCTCGCCGTCACCGTCAGTCAGTCGGGCGGTTCGCCCGATCTGGTGGCCTCCACGAAGGCGGCCCGCGCGGCCGGCGCGATCACCCTCGCGGTGACGAACAACCCGGACTCGCCGCTCGCCGCCGTCTCCGAGCACCACATCGACATCATGGCGGGACCCGAGAAGGCGCTCCCGGCCACGAAGACGTACACCGCGTCCCTGCTCGCGCTCTACCTCTTCGTCGAGGGCCTGCGCGGCGGCGACGGCTCGCCCGCCGAGGTGCTGCCCGGCCTCGCCCAGCAGCTCCTGGCTCGCCAGGACGAGGTACGCGCCCTCGCCTCCCGCTACCGCTTCGCGGACCGCATGGTGATCACCTCGCGCGGCTACGGCTACCCGACGGCCAAGGAGGCCGCCCTGAAACTCATGGAGACCAGCTACATCCCGGCCCTGTCCTACTCGGGCGCCGACCTGCTGCACGGCCCGCTCGCCATGGTCGACAACATCTCGCCGGTCATCGCCGTCGTCACGGACGGCAAGGGCGGCCTCATGCTCCAGCCCGTCCTCGACCGGCTGCGCGGCCGAGGCGCCGACCTTGTCGTCATCGGCCCCGAGGCCCAGGTGGACCAGGCGTCGGCCGGCTTCGTCCTGCCGACCCAGGGTGTCGCGGAGGAGGTACAGCCGGTCCTGGAGATCATCCCGCTCCAGTTCCTCGCGTACGAGGTCACCATCGCCCGCGGCCAGGACCCGGACGCTCCCCGCGCCCTGGCGAAGGTGACGGAGACGCACTGA